In a single window of the Vicugna pacos chromosome 8, VicPac4, whole genome shotgun sequence genome:
- the HDAC2 gene encoding histone deacetylase 2 isoform X3, whose protein sequence is MKPHRIRMTHNLLLNYGLYRKMEIYRPHKATAEEMTKYHSDEYIKFLRSIRPDNMSEYSKQMQRFNVGEDCPVFDGLFEFCQLSTGGSVAGAVKLNRQQTDMAVNWAGGLHHAKKSEASGFCYVNDIVLAILELLKYHQRVLYIDIDIHHGDGVEEAFYTTDRVMTVSFHKYGEYFPGTGDLRDIGAGKGKYYAVNFPMRDGIDDESYGQIFKPIISKVMEMYQPSAVVLQCGADSLSGDRLGCFNLTVKGHAKCVEVVKTFNLPLLMLGGGGYTIRNVARCWTYETAVALDCEIPNELPYNDYFEYFGPDFKLHISPSNMTNQNTPEYMEKIKQRLFENLRMLPHAPGVQMQAIPEDAVHEDSGDEDGEDPDKRISIRASDKRIACDEEFSDSEDEGEGGRRNVADHKKGAKKARIEEDKKETEDKKADVKEEDKSKDNSGEKTDTKGAKSEQLSNP, encoded by the exons ATGAAACCTCATAGAATCCGCATGACCCATAACTTGCTGCTAAATTATGGCTTATATAGAAAGATGGAAATATAT aGGCCCCATAAAGCTACTGCTGAAGAAATGACAAAATACCACAGTGATGAGTACATCAAATTTCTACGTTCAATAAGACCAGATAACATGTCTGAGTATAGTAAGCAGATGCAGAGAT TTAATGTTGGAGAGGATTGTCCAGTGTTTGATGGACTCTTTGAATTTTGTCAACTTTCAACTGGTGGCTCAGTTG CTGGGGCTGTGAAGTTAAACCGACAACAAACTGATATGGCTGTTAACTGGGCTGGAGGATTACATCATGCTAAGAAATCAGAAGCATCAGGATTCTGTTATGTTAATGATATAGTGCTTGCCATCCTTGAATTACTAAA ATATCATCAGAGAGTCTTATATATTGACATTGATATCCATCATGGTGATGGCGTTGAAGAAGCTTTTTATACAACAGATCGTGTAATGACTGTATCATTCCATAAATACGGGGAATACTTTCCTGGAACAGGAGACTTGAGG GATATTGGTGCTGGAAAGGGCAAATACTATGCTGTCAATTTTCCAATGAGAGATGGAATAGATGATGAATCATATGGGCAGATATTTAAGCCT ATTATCTCGAAAGTGATGGAGATGTATCAACCTAGTGCTGTGGTGTTACAGTGTGGTGCAGACTCACTGTCTGGCGATAGACTTGGTTGCTTTAATCTGACAGTCAAAG GTCATGCTAAATGTGTAGAAGTTGTAAAAACTTTCAATTTACCATTACTGATGCTTGGGGGAGGCGGATACACAATCCGTAATGTTGCTCGATGTTGGACATATGAGACTGCAGTTGCCCTTGATTGTGAGATTCCTAATG aattgCCATATAATGATTACTTTGAGTATTTTGGACCAGACTTCAAACTGCATATTAGTCCTTCAAATATGACAAACCAGAACACTCCAGAATATATGGAAAAGATAAA ACAGCGTTTATTTGAAAATTTACGCATGTTACCTCATGCACCTGGCGTCCAAATGCAAGCTATTCCAGAGGATGCAGTTCATGAAGACAGTGGTGATGAAGATGGAGAAGATCCAGACAAGAGAATTTCTA TTCGAGCGTCAGACAAACGAATAGCTTGTGATGAAGAATTCTCAGATTCTGAGGATGAAGGAGAAGGAGGTCGTAGAAATGTGGCTGATCATAAGAAAGGAGCAAAGAAGGCTAGAATCGAAGAAGACAAGAAGGAAACAGAGGACAAAAAAGCAG atgttAAGGAAGAAGATAAATCCAAGGACAATAGTGGTGAGAAAACAGATACCAAAGg AGCCAAATCAGAACAGCTCAGCAACCCTTGA
- the HDAC2 gene encoding histone deacetylase 2 isoform X1 — MTHFHKVKLFQLLPKKKFLCYQIKKGDIGNYYYGQGHPMKPHRIRMTHNLLLNYGLYRKMEIYRPHKATAEEMTKYHSDEYIKFLRSIRPDNMSEYSKQMQRFNVGEDCPVFDGLFEFCQLSTGGSVAGAVKLNRQQTDMAVNWAGGLHHAKKSEASGFCYVNDIVLAILELLKYHQRVLYIDIDIHHGDGVEEAFYTTDRVMTVSFHKYGEYFPGTGDLRDIGAGKGKYYAVNFPMRDGIDDESYGQIFKPIISKVMEMYQPSAVVLQCGADSLSGDRLGCFNLTVKGHAKCVEVVKTFNLPLLMLGGGGYTIRNVARCWTYETAVALDCEIPNELPYNDYFEYFGPDFKLHISPSNMTNQNTPEYMEKIKQRLFENLRMLPHAPGVQMQAIPEDAVHEDSGDEDGEDPDKRISIRASDKRIACDEEFSDSEDEGEGGRRNVADHKKGAKKARIEEDKKETEDKKADVKEEDKSKDNSGEKTDTKGAKSEQLSNP, encoded by the exons GTGATATTGGAAATTATTATTATGGACAGGGTCATCCCATGAAACCTCATAGAATCCGCATGACCCATAACTTGCTGCTAAATTATGGCTTATATAGAAAGATGGAAATATAT aGGCCCCATAAAGCTACTGCTGAAGAAATGACAAAATACCACAGTGATGAGTACATCAAATTTCTACGTTCAATAAGACCAGATAACATGTCTGAGTATAGTAAGCAGATGCAGAGAT TTAATGTTGGAGAGGATTGTCCAGTGTTTGATGGACTCTTTGAATTTTGTCAACTTTCAACTGGTGGCTCAGTTG CTGGGGCTGTGAAGTTAAACCGACAACAAACTGATATGGCTGTTAACTGGGCTGGAGGATTACATCATGCTAAGAAATCAGAAGCATCAGGATTCTGTTATGTTAATGATATAGTGCTTGCCATCCTTGAATTACTAAA ATATCATCAGAGAGTCTTATATATTGACATTGATATCCATCATGGTGATGGCGTTGAAGAAGCTTTTTATACAACAGATCGTGTAATGACTGTATCATTCCATAAATACGGGGAATACTTTCCTGGAACAGGAGACTTGAGG GATATTGGTGCTGGAAAGGGCAAATACTATGCTGTCAATTTTCCAATGAGAGATGGAATAGATGATGAATCATATGGGCAGATATTTAAGCCT ATTATCTCGAAAGTGATGGAGATGTATCAACCTAGTGCTGTGGTGTTACAGTGTGGTGCAGACTCACTGTCTGGCGATAGACTTGGTTGCTTTAATCTGACAGTCAAAG GTCATGCTAAATGTGTAGAAGTTGTAAAAACTTTCAATTTACCATTACTGATGCTTGGGGGAGGCGGATACACAATCCGTAATGTTGCTCGATGTTGGACATATGAGACTGCAGTTGCCCTTGATTGTGAGATTCCTAATG aattgCCATATAATGATTACTTTGAGTATTTTGGACCAGACTTCAAACTGCATATTAGTCCTTCAAATATGACAAACCAGAACACTCCAGAATATATGGAAAAGATAAA ACAGCGTTTATTTGAAAATTTACGCATGTTACCTCATGCACCTGGCGTCCAAATGCAAGCTATTCCAGAGGATGCAGTTCATGAAGACAGTGGTGATGAAGATGGAGAAGATCCAGACAAGAGAATTTCTA TTCGAGCGTCAGACAAACGAATAGCTTGTGATGAAGAATTCTCAGATTCTGAGGATGAAGGAGAAGGAGGTCGTAGAAATGTGGCTGATCATAAGAAAGGAGCAAAGAAGGCTAGAATCGAAGAAGACAAGAAGGAAACAGAGGACAAAAAAGCAG atgttAAGGAAGAAGATAAATCCAAGGACAATAGTGGTGAGAAAACAGATACCAAAGg AGCCAAATCAGAACAGCTCAGCAACCCTTGA
- the HDAC2 gene encoding histone deacetylase 2 isoform X2, producing the protein MAYSQGGGKKKVCYYYDGDIGNYYYGQGHPMKPHRIRMTHNLLLNYGLYRKMEIYRPHKATAEEMTKYHSDEYIKFLRSIRPDNMSEYSKQMQRFNVGEDCPVFDGLFEFCQLSTGGSVAGAVKLNRQQTDMAVNWAGGLHHAKKSEASGFCYVNDIVLAILELLKYHQRVLYIDIDIHHGDGVEEAFYTTDRVMTVSFHKYGEYFPGTGDLRDIGAGKGKYYAVNFPMRDGIDDESYGQIFKPIISKVMEMYQPSAVVLQCGADSLSGDRLGCFNLTVKGHAKCVEVVKTFNLPLLMLGGGGYTIRNVARCWTYETAVALDCEIPNELPYNDYFEYFGPDFKLHISPSNMTNQNTPEYMEKIKQRLFENLRMLPHAPGVQMQAIPEDAVHEDSGDEDGEDPDKRISIRASDKRIACDEEFSDSEDEGEGGRRNVADHKKGAKKARIEEDKKETEDKKADVKEEDKSKDNSGEKTDTKGAKSEQLSNP; encoded by the exons GTGATATTGGAAATTATTATTATGGACAGGGTCATCCCATGAAACCTCATAGAATCCGCATGACCCATAACTTGCTGCTAAATTATGGCTTATATAGAAAGATGGAAATATAT aGGCCCCATAAAGCTACTGCTGAAGAAATGACAAAATACCACAGTGATGAGTACATCAAATTTCTACGTTCAATAAGACCAGATAACATGTCTGAGTATAGTAAGCAGATGCAGAGAT TTAATGTTGGAGAGGATTGTCCAGTGTTTGATGGACTCTTTGAATTTTGTCAACTTTCAACTGGTGGCTCAGTTG CTGGGGCTGTGAAGTTAAACCGACAACAAACTGATATGGCTGTTAACTGGGCTGGAGGATTACATCATGCTAAGAAATCAGAAGCATCAGGATTCTGTTATGTTAATGATATAGTGCTTGCCATCCTTGAATTACTAAA ATATCATCAGAGAGTCTTATATATTGACATTGATATCCATCATGGTGATGGCGTTGAAGAAGCTTTTTATACAACAGATCGTGTAATGACTGTATCATTCCATAAATACGGGGAATACTTTCCTGGAACAGGAGACTTGAGG GATATTGGTGCTGGAAAGGGCAAATACTATGCTGTCAATTTTCCAATGAGAGATGGAATAGATGATGAATCATATGGGCAGATATTTAAGCCT ATTATCTCGAAAGTGATGGAGATGTATCAACCTAGTGCTGTGGTGTTACAGTGTGGTGCAGACTCACTGTCTGGCGATAGACTTGGTTGCTTTAATCTGACAGTCAAAG GTCATGCTAAATGTGTAGAAGTTGTAAAAACTTTCAATTTACCATTACTGATGCTTGGGGGAGGCGGATACACAATCCGTAATGTTGCTCGATGTTGGACATATGAGACTGCAGTTGCCCTTGATTGTGAGATTCCTAATG aattgCCATATAATGATTACTTTGAGTATTTTGGACCAGACTTCAAACTGCATATTAGTCCTTCAAATATGACAAACCAGAACACTCCAGAATATATGGAAAAGATAAA ACAGCGTTTATTTGAAAATTTACGCATGTTACCTCATGCACCTGGCGTCCAAATGCAAGCTATTCCAGAGGATGCAGTTCATGAAGACAGTGGTGATGAAGATGGAGAAGATCCAGACAAGAGAATTTCTA TTCGAGCGTCAGACAAACGAATAGCTTGTGATGAAGAATTCTCAGATTCTGAGGATGAAGGAGAAGGAGGTCGTAGAAATGTGGCTGATCATAAGAAAGGAGCAAAGAAGGCTAGAATCGAAGAAGACAAGAAGGAAACAGAGGACAAAAAAGCAG atgttAAGGAAGAAGATAAATCCAAGGACAATAGTGGTGAGAAAACAGATACCAAAGg AGCCAAATCAGAACAGCTCAGCAACCCTTGA